A single region of the Oryzias melastigma strain HK-1 linkage group LG23, ASM292280v2, whole genome shotgun sequence genome encodes:
- the ppp1r3aa gene encoding uncharacterized protein ppp1r3aa isoform X3, with product MIFTHIQQHYSRCGSFNDLFQKLQTYCERIAVQLWSIFSSGSQCSAVTKLHLSSHVLFLLPLLLYHCSQAGGGHFGLPSEPDRRAEGADSCRPDRGMEALCMRASEPTLERDGGEGKLEASVEEESDESDEDSEAEPPPVVRRKVSFADAFGLDLVSVKEFDNIEVAEAEESWPDGGDQEFYLTCLFTVPLSPEELDLRLQAQMLELESIELLPGTTTLRGIIRVVNLCYAKNIYVRMTLDQWNSHFDLPAEYIPGSSDMRTDRFAFCYTPTPPFEKEGTRVEFCLRYETPAGTFWANNKGMNYILFCHQKPREKENQDETKTKRSCLKAQSRNGGAEEKTWEPTVSAESEARIGIDTCDGEKKVRPDFSLQGQEHKTLVESIKSRRRAARLARVQDFFSQRRQQLLKACPRDSASGRETSQAEPSLRSDCPGVLRKCPKTRLSESPQVLTYHQIPLLPLDWNSDTAQQWGPADAGDIWTGRAKMTLSGASEQDPASVNDTWEPFPDTAGGSDNKAAAVSDVWQVFLNGPRCMDHSDVPESEWLQTAASVSPSNDKRPRLQYSAGSQEFEEFQMGTNAPGNLHTLAACQPLSDSCETLSATVASNTKARQPVEACDSSPGDDSAAAQDAPQRSQTGSKTDTTREFSLQRAASKDSAGSPGECHKLTASEQEAGGTMGGGIEGDEPFTLHTDDSVTSSGELETTDMTAVPESPNASADDRISQGARLDEGLSSRGEGEVTGTPPDNAPSDTLAFRETIRQETKDAARYVFSASRQALEERITMNYTEKKEPCGSEVFKQQETREYGRSQKCGDEGSTKEVEVGFDPYQISQQEFEPIGINTDGGLEERKNIEGKVPWVDGEQIGTGTRMSSETLFGLMGDKSSCDEPSKSNRASGDQRLKSETTEEVLNQKSEEARSGHNEKSVEYTKPSVHPTTESTAIDEIFQIDQPCLMEKPNLHPFEVKDSRQIDSGREMRGQKEGIGGVKSSREESEATRGSSAETSERIEDDTSQGNEWTSTGELTTEATRELVVERPQGEEEYATKKEELTAEAEGPPLEDETASNETASLGMELVERFGEGLVRRILEEVFVRQGKVSSGNEMGDCQLLEKDPVDTFSSEGLFSAETSWSFKQSYTIHSRCQPLSSTEPSHVPHKLQETPNLAPPDEQMTETTQPLTKSKQSHVLLWWSILYIIVHITRLILCTLLVSGFFLVVFLYDFPAFFALYVFSMWCWIFKWRRWTKESLGRQKRKSFDASPPNEL from the exons ATGATTTTCACTCACATTCAACAGCATTACTCCAGATGTGGCtcatttaatgatttatttcaaaagttGCAAACATATTGTGAGAGAATAGCTGTCCAGCTTTGGTCTATCTTTAGCTCGGGCTCACAGTGTTCGGCTGTAACCAAACTCCATCTGTCAAGTCACGTCCTCTTCCTGCTCCCCCTTCTCCTGTATCACTGCAGCCAGGCTGGGGGGGGGCACTTTGGTCTGCCCTCCGAGCCAGACAGACGGGCTGAAGGAGCAGACAGCTGCCGACCAGACCGCGGTATGGAGGCTTTGTGCATGCGGGCTTCGGAGCCAACTCTGGAGAGGGATGGTGGCGAGGGAAAGCTGGAGGCCTCCGTGGAGGAGGAAAGTGACGAAAGTGACGAGGACTCCGAGGCAGAGCCGCCGCCGGTTGTTCGCAGGAAGGTGTCGTTTGCAGACGCCTTTGGCCTCGATTTGGTGTCGGTGAAGGAGTTTGACAACATCGAGGTGGCGGAGGCCGAGGAAAGCTGGCCCGATGGAGGAGACCAGGAATTCTACCTGACCTGTCTGTTTACGGTTCCCCTTTCCCCTGAGGAGCTGGATCTGAGGCTCCAGGCGCAGATGCTAGAGCTGGAGAGCATTGAGCTCCTACCGGGCACCACCACCCTACGCGGCATCATCCGGGTGGTAAACCTCTGCTACGCCAAGAACATCTACGTCAGGATGACCCTGGACCAGTGGAACAGCCACTTCGACCTGCCGGCCGAGTACATCCCCGGATCCAGCGACATGAGGACGGACCGGTTCGCGTTCTGCTACACCCCGACTCCTCCCTTCGAGAAGGAAGGCACCAGGGTGGAGTTCTGCCTCCGTTACGAGACGCCGGCCGGCACATTCTGGGCCAACAACAAGGGAATGAACTACATCCTGTTCTGCCACCAGAAGCCGCGTGAAAAAGAGAACCAAGATGAGACCAAAACCAAGAGGAGCTGCCtcaaagctcagag CAGAAATGGGGGTGCAGAGGAAAAGACATGGGAGCCTACGGTGTCTGCAG AATCAGAGGCACGAATTGGAATAGATACTTGTGACGGGGAGAAGAAGGTGCGGCCAGACTTCTCCCTTCAAGGTCAAGAACACAAAACTTTG GTGGAAAGCATAAAAAGCAGGCGCAGGGCGGCCCGTTTGGCGCGCGTGCAGGACTTCTTCTCCCAGAGGAGGCAGCAGCTACTGAAGGCTTGTCCTCGTGACTCAGCCAGCGGCCGGGAGACTTCTCAAGCGGAGCCATCTCTCCGGAGTGACTGCCCCGGCGTTCTCCGTAAATGCCCAAAGACGCGACTGAGCGAGAGTCCACAGGTGCTCACCTACCATCAGATCCCCCTGCTTCCACTGGACTGGAACAGTGACACGGCGCAGCAGTGGGGGCCCGCTGACGCGGGTGACATCTGGACTGGGAGAGCGAAAATGACTTTGTCAGGCGCATCAGAACAGGATCCAGCCTCCGTTAATGATACGTGGGAGCCCTTTCCCGACACTGCAGGCGGCAGCGACAATAAAGCGGCGGCGGTGAGCGATGTATGGCAGGTTTTTCTTAATGGGCCCCGCTGCATGGACCACTCTGATGTTCCAGAGTCAGAGTGGCTCCAGACAGCGGCGTCGGTGTCTCCTTCAAATGATAAGCGGCCCCGGCTTCAATATTCAGCAGGAAGTCAGGAGTTTGAAGAGTTTCAGATGGGCACAAATGCACCTGGCAACTTGCACACCTTAGCTGCGTGTCAGCCCCTCTCAGACTCCTGTGAGACGTTGTCAGCTACTGTTGCCTCGAACACTAAAGCTCGTCAGCCGGTGGAGGCGTGTGACAGCAGCCCGGGAGATGACAGCGCAGCCGCACAAGATGCACCCCAAAGGTCACAGACAGGGTCTAAAACAGACACCACTCGGGAATTTAGCCTCCAGAGGGCAGCGTCCAAGGACTCTGCCGGCAGTCCTGGCGAGTGTCACAAGCTCACTGCCTCAGAGCAAGAAGCAGGGGGGACGATGGGGGGAGGAATTGAAGGAGACGAGCCCTTCACATTGCACACAGATGATTCGGTAACAAGCTCAGGGGAGCTGGAGACAACAGACATGACAGCCGTGCCAGAGTCTCCGAATGCCAGCGCCGATGATAGGATCTCACAGGGAGCAAGGCTGGATGAGGGTCTTTCTTCCAGAGGAGAAGGGGAGGTTACAGGTACCCCCCCAGACAATGCACCGAGTGACACGCTGGCATTTAGGGAGACAATCAGACAGGAGACAAAGGATGCGGCGAGGTATGTATTTTCTGCATCCAGACAAGCACTGGAGGAGAGGATCACGATGAACTATACTGAAAAGAAAGAGCCTTGTGGATCAGAGGTATTTAAGCAACAGGAAACAAGGGAATATGGCAGATCCCAAAAGTGTGGAGATGAGGGTTCCACAAAGGAGGTCGAAGTTGGATTTGATCCCTACCAAATATCCCAACAAGAGTTTGAGCCAATAGGAATAAATACAGATGGAGGGTTGGAGGAGCGTAAAAACATAGAAGGCAAGGTTCCTTGGGTTGATGGAGAACAGATTGGGACAGGAACCAGAATGTCATCAGAAACTTTGTTTGGGTTGATGGGAGACAAATCGTCTTGTGACGAACCGTCAAAGTCCAACCGAGCAAGTGGAGATCAAAGGCTGAAATCAGAAACAACTGAAGAagtattaaatcaaaaatcagAAGAGGCGAGATCAGGACACAATGAAAAATCTGTGGAGTACACAAAGCCTTCAGTACATCCGACAACGGAATCAACGGCAATTGACGAAATCTTTCAAATCGATCAACCTTGTTTGATGGAAAAACCCAACCTCCATCCTTTCGAAGTGAAAGATTCGAGACAGATTGACTCAGGGCGGGAGATGAGGGGTCAAAAAGAGGGCATAGGGGGTGTAAAAAGCTCCAGGGAGGAGAGTGAAGCAACTAGAGGCTCTTCAGCAGAGACATCAGAAAGAATAGAAGACGATACAAGTCAGGGAAACGAGTGGACGAGCACCGGAGAGCTGACAACAGAGGCAACGAGGGAGTTGGTGGTGGAGAGGCCTCAGGGGGAGGAGGAGTACGCAACAAAGAAAGAGGAGTTGACAGCAGAAGCTGAGGGCCCTCCACTTGAAGATGAAACCGCGTCAAATGAAACGGCATCGCTGGGAATGGAGCTCGTGGAGAGATTCGGAGAAGGTTTGGTGAGGAGGATTTTGGAGGAGGTCTTTGTTCGACAAGGGAAGGTTTCCAGTGGAAATGAAATGGGAGATTGCCAACTTTTGGAGAAAGATCCTGTTGACACCTTTTCTTCTGAAGGTCTATTTTCAGCAGAGACAAGCTGGAGTTTCAAGCAAAGTTATACGATCCATAGTAGATGTCAGCCACTGAGCTCCACAGAGCCCTCCCACGTTCCCCACAAACTCCAGGAGACCCCCAATTTAGCTCCTCCCGACGAACAAATGACTGAAACGACCCAACCATTGACGAAATCAAAACAATCCCACGTCCTACTATGGTGGTCTATATTATACATCATCGTTCACATAACCAGACTGATACTCTGCACGCTGCTGGTTAGTGGATTCTTTCTTGTCGTTTTCCTCTACGATTTCCCAGCATTCTTTGCTCTCTACGTCTTTTCAATGTGGTGTTGGATCTTTAAGTGGAGAAGATGGACAAAGGAATCGCTGGGTAGACAAAAGCGTAAAAGCTTTGATGCATCGCCACCCAACGAACTTTAA
- the ppp1r3aa gene encoding uncharacterized protein ppp1r3aa isoform X4, whose protein sequence is MIFTHIQQHYSRCGSFNDLFQKLQTYCERIAVQLWSIFSSGSQCSAVTKLHLSSHVLFLLPLLLYHCSQAGGGHFGLPSEPDRRAEGADSCRPDRGMEALCMRASEPTLERDGGEGKLEASVEEESDESDEDSEAEPPPVVRRKVSFADAFGLDLVSVKEFDNIEVAEAEESWPDGGDQEFYLTCLFTVPLSPEELDLRLQAQMLELESIELLPGTTTLRGIIRVVNLCYAKNIYVRMTLDQWNSHFDLPAEYIPGSSDMRTDRFAFCYTPTPPFEKEGTRVEFCLRYETPAGTFWANNKGMNYILFCHQKPREKENQDETKTKRSCLKAQRNGGAEEKTWEPTVSAESEARIGIDTCDGEKKVRPDFSLQGQEHKTLVESIKSRRRAARLARVQDFFSQRRQQLLKACPRDSASGRETSQAEPSLRSDCPGVLRKCPKTRLSESPQVLTYHQIPLLPLDWNSDTAQQWGPADAGDIWTGRAKMTLSGASEQDPASVNDTWEPFPDTAGGSDNKAAAVSDVWQVFLNGPRCMDHSDVPESEWLQTAASVSPSNDKRPRLQYSAGSQEFEEFQMGTNAPGNLHTLAACQPLSDSCETLSATVASNTKARQPVEACDSSPGDDSAAAQDAPQRSQTGSKTDTTREFSLQRAASKDSAGSPGECHKLTASEQEAGGTMGGGIEGDEPFTLHTDDSVTSSGELETTDMTAVPESPNASADDRISQGARLDEGLSSRGEGEVTGTPPDNAPSDTLAFRETIRQETKDAARYVFSASRQALEERITMNYTEKKEPCGSEVFKQQETREYGRSQKCGDEGSTKEVEVGFDPYQISQQEFEPIGINTDGGLEERKNIEGKVPWVDGEQIGTGTRMSSETLFGLMGDKSSCDEPSKSNRASGDQRLKSETTEEVLNQKSEEARSGHNEKSVEYTKPSVHPTTESTAIDEIFQIDQPCLMEKPNLHPFEVKDSRQIDSGREMRGQKEGIGGVKSSREESEATRGSSAETSERIEDDTSQGNEWTSTGELTTEATRELVVERPQGEEEYATKKEELTAEAEGPPLEDETASNETASLGMELVERFGEGLVRRILEEVFVRQGKVSSGNEMGDCQLLEKDPVDTFSSEGLFSAETSWSFKQSYTIHSRCQPLSSTEPSHVPHKLQETPNLAPPDEQMTETTQPLTKSKQSHVLLWWSILYIIVHITRLILCTLLVSGFFLVVFLYDFPAFFALYVFSMWCWIFKWRRWTKESLGRQKRKSFDASPPNEL, encoded by the exons ATGATTTTCACTCACATTCAACAGCATTACTCCAGATGTGGCtcatttaatgatttatttcaaaagttGCAAACATATTGTGAGAGAATAGCTGTCCAGCTTTGGTCTATCTTTAGCTCGGGCTCACAGTGTTCGGCTGTAACCAAACTCCATCTGTCAAGTCACGTCCTCTTCCTGCTCCCCCTTCTCCTGTATCACTGCAGCCAGGCTGGGGGGGGGCACTTTGGTCTGCCCTCCGAGCCAGACAGACGGGCTGAAGGAGCAGACAGCTGCCGACCAGACCGCGGTATGGAGGCTTTGTGCATGCGGGCTTCGGAGCCAACTCTGGAGAGGGATGGTGGCGAGGGAAAGCTGGAGGCCTCCGTGGAGGAGGAAAGTGACGAAAGTGACGAGGACTCCGAGGCAGAGCCGCCGCCGGTTGTTCGCAGGAAGGTGTCGTTTGCAGACGCCTTTGGCCTCGATTTGGTGTCGGTGAAGGAGTTTGACAACATCGAGGTGGCGGAGGCCGAGGAAAGCTGGCCCGATGGAGGAGACCAGGAATTCTACCTGACCTGTCTGTTTACGGTTCCCCTTTCCCCTGAGGAGCTGGATCTGAGGCTCCAGGCGCAGATGCTAGAGCTGGAGAGCATTGAGCTCCTACCGGGCACCACCACCCTACGCGGCATCATCCGGGTGGTAAACCTCTGCTACGCCAAGAACATCTACGTCAGGATGACCCTGGACCAGTGGAACAGCCACTTCGACCTGCCGGCCGAGTACATCCCCGGATCCAGCGACATGAGGACGGACCGGTTCGCGTTCTGCTACACCCCGACTCCTCCCTTCGAGAAGGAAGGCACCAGGGTGGAGTTCTGCCTCCGTTACGAGACGCCGGCCGGCACATTCTGGGCCAACAACAAGGGAATGAACTACATCCTGTTCTGCCACCAGAAGCCGCGTGAAAAAGAGAACCAAGATGAGACCAAAACCAAGAGGAGCTGCCtcaaagctcagag AAATGGGGGTGCAGAGGAAAAGACATGGGAGCCTACGGTGTCTGCAG AATCAGAGGCACGAATTGGAATAGATACTTGTGACGGGGAGAAGAAGGTGCGGCCAGACTTCTCCCTTCAAGGTCAAGAACACAAAACTTTG GTGGAAAGCATAAAAAGCAGGCGCAGGGCGGCCCGTTTGGCGCGCGTGCAGGACTTCTTCTCCCAGAGGAGGCAGCAGCTACTGAAGGCTTGTCCTCGTGACTCAGCCAGCGGCCGGGAGACTTCTCAAGCGGAGCCATCTCTCCGGAGTGACTGCCCCGGCGTTCTCCGTAAATGCCCAAAGACGCGACTGAGCGAGAGTCCACAGGTGCTCACCTACCATCAGATCCCCCTGCTTCCACTGGACTGGAACAGTGACACGGCGCAGCAGTGGGGGCCCGCTGACGCGGGTGACATCTGGACTGGGAGAGCGAAAATGACTTTGTCAGGCGCATCAGAACAGGATCCAGCCTCCGTTAATGATACGTGGGAGCCCTTTCCCGACACTGCAGGCGGCAGCGACAATAAAGCGGCGGCGGTGAGCGATGTATGGCAGGTTTTTCTTAATGGGCCCCGCTGCATGGACCACTCTGATGTTCCAGAGTCAGAGTGGCTCCAGACAGCGGCGTCGGTGTCTCCTTCAAATGATAAGCGGCCCCGGCTTCAATATTCAGCAGGAAGTCAGGAGTTTGAAGAGTTTCAGATGGGCACAAATGCACCTGGCAACTTGCACACCTTAGCTGCGTGTCAGCCCCTCTCAGACTCCTGTGAGACGTTGTCAGCTACTGTTGCCTCGAACACTAAAGCTCGTCAGCCGGTGGAGGCGTGTGACAGCAGCCCGGGAGATGACAGCGCAGCCGCACAAGATGCACCCCAAAGGTCACAGACAGGGTCTAAAACAGACACCACTCGGGAATTTAGCCTCCAGAGGGCAGCGTCCAAGGACTCTGCCGGCAGTCCTGGCGAGTGTCACAAGCTCACTGCCTCAGAGCAAGAAGCAGGGGGGACGATGGGGGGAGGAATTGAAGGAGACGAGCCCTTCACATTGCACACAGATGATTCGGTAACAAGCTCAGGGGAGCTGGAGACAACAGACATGACAGCCGTGCCAGAGTCTCCGAATGCCAGCGCCGATGATAGGATCTCACAGGGAGCAAGGCTGGATGAGGGTCTTTCTTCCAGAGGAGAAGGGGAGGTTACAGGTACCCCCCCAGACAATGCACCGAGTGACACGCTGGCATTTAGGGAGACAATCAGACAGGAGACAAAGGATGCGGCGAGGTATGTATTTTCTGCATCCAGACAAGCACTGGAGGAGAGGATCACGATGAACTATACTGAAAAGAAAGAGCCTTGTGGATCAGAGGTATTTAAGCAACAGGAAACAAGGGAATATGGCAGATCCCAAAAGTGTGGAGATGAGGGTTCCACAAAGGAGGTCGAAGTTGGATTTGATCCCTACCAAATATCCCAACAAGAGTTTGAGCCAATAGGAATAAATACAGATGGAGGGTTGGAGGAGCGTAAAAACATAGAAGGCAAGGTTCCTTGGGTTGATGGAGAACAGATTGGGACAGGAACCAGAATGTCATCAGAAACTTTGTTTGGGTTGATGGGAGACAAATCGTCTTGTGACGAACCGTCAAAGTCCAACCGAGCAAGTGGAGATCAAAGGCTGAAATCAGAAACAACTGAAGAagtattaaatcaaaaatcagAAGAGGCGAGATCAGGACACAATGAAAAATCTGTGGAGTACACAAAGCCTTCAGTACATCCGACAACGGAATCAACGGCAATTGACGAAATCTTTCAAATCGATCAACCTTGTTTGATGGAAAAACCCAACCTCCATCCTTTCGAAGTGAAAGATTCGAGACAGATTGACTCAGGGCGGGAGATGAGGGGTCAAAAAGAGGGCATAGGGGGTGTAAAAAGCTCCAGGGAGGAGAGTGAAGCAACTAGAGGCTCTTCAGCAGAGACATCAGAAAGAATAGAAGACGATACAAGTCAGGGAAACGAGTGGACGAGCACCGGAGAGCTGACAACAGAGGCAACGAGGGAGTTGGTGGTGGAGAGGCCTCAGGGGGAGGAGGAGTACGCAACAAAGAAAGAGGAGTTGACAGCAGAAGCTGAGGGCCCTCCACTTGAAGATGAAACCGCGTCAAATGAAACGGCATCGCTGGGAATGGAGCTCGTGGAGAGATTCGGAGAAGGTTTGGTGAGGAGGATTTTGGAGGAGGTCTTTGTTCGACAAGGGAAGGTTTCCAGTGGAAATGAAATGGGAGATTGCCAACTTTTGGAGAAAGATCCTGTTGACACCTTTTCTTCTGAAGGTCTATTTTCAGCAGAGACAAGCTGGAGTTTCAAGCAAAGTTATACGATCCATAGTAGATGTCAGCCACTGAGCTCCACAGAGCCCTCCCACGTTCCCCACAAACTCCAGGAGACCCCCAATTTAGCTCCTCCCGACGAACAAATGACTGAAACGACCCAACCATTGACGAAATCAAAACAATCCCACGTCCTACTATGGTGGTCTATATTATACATCATCGTTCACATAACCAGACTGATACTCTGCACGCTGCTGGTTAGTGGATTCTTTCTTGTCGTTTTCCTCTACGATTTCCCAGCATTCTTTGCTCTCTACGTCTTTTCAATGTGGTGTTGGATCTTTAAGTGGAGAAGATGGACAAAGGAATCGCTGGGTAGACAAAAGCGTAAAAGCTTTGATGCATCGCCACCCAACGAACTTTAA